The following coding sequences lie in one Rutidosis leptorrhynchoides isolate AG116_Rl617_1_P2 chromosome 6, CSIRO_AGI_Rlap_v1, whole genome shotgun sequence genomic window:
- the LOC139854224 gene encoding uncharacterized protein: MSSSLGVGRPRGVRGGSRVATLGKIRVGSWNIGTLTGKRIELVDTFLKSNVDIGCVQETRWKGEEVVDIMDYRLWYSGSRLARNGVGIFLGNPHKDNVVDVGRFSDMSVTLIIKEEAFTVISAYAPHAGLSDAEKKRAEAEGYEGAHGGFGFGPRNEEGRSILEFAIAHKLVVANPFIKKRDSQFATFHSGGHYTQIDFLLLRKGELRTCKDCKVLPAFTCSSQHRFLVMDLVTRGRVGRRARVVQHRILWKDLHGVKAETFRATVTERLSVEGDNVAPTNVDQIWNRMASIIREVEKEALGVTLGTSRANKSSRESWWLSDDVQTKVALKQTR; the protein is encoded by the exons ATGTCCTCTTCTTTAGGGGTAGGTAGGCCTAGAGGGGTTAGAGGAGGTAGTAGGGTAGCCACCCTTGGTAAGATTAGAGTGGGTAGTTGGAATATAGGAACCTTGACGGGCAAGAGGATTGAGCTCGTTGATACTTTTCTTAAGAGTAATGTGGACATAGGGTGtgttcaagagactagatggaagggtgAAGAGGTGGTAGACATTATGGACTATAGGTTGTGGTACTCGGGTTCTAGGCTAGCACGGAACGGGGTAGGTATCTTTTTGGGAAATCCACATAAGGATAACGTTGTTGACGTGGGTAGGTTTAGCGATATGTCGGTTACTCTTATAATTAAGGAGGAGGCTTTCACGGTCATTAGCGCATACGCACCTCATGCGGGGTTAAGTGATGCGGAAAAGAAGA GAGCGGAGGCAGAAGGTTACGAGGGAGCCCATGGGGGCTTTGGGTTTGGTCCTAGAAACGAAGAAGGGCGCTCAATTCTTGAGTTTGCCATTGCCCACAAGTTGGTTGTTGCAAACCCTTTCATCAAGAAGAGGGATTCTCAGTTTGCCACTTTTCATAGCGGGGGTCATTACACCCAAATTGACTTTCTGCTCCTTCGTAAAGGGGAACTTAGGACGTGTAAGGACTGTAAGGTCCTTCCAGCCTTCACGTGCTCCTCCCAGCATAGATTTTTGGTCATGGACTTAGTCACCCGGGGAAGAGTTGGTAGGAGGGCCAGGGTTGTACAACATAGAATCCTTTGGAAGGACCTACATGGAGTGAAGGCGGAGACGTTTAGAGCGACTGTTACGGAGAGATTGAGTGTAGAAGGGGATAACGTAGCCCCTACTAACGTAGACCAGATATGGAACCGCATGGCATCCATAATCAGAGAGGTGGAAAAAGAAGCTTTAGGGGTGACATTAGGGACATCGAGAGCTAATAAGAGTAGTAGAGAATCATGGTGGCTTAGTGATGATGTCCAAACGAAAGTCGCGTTAAAGCAGacgag